A window of Corallococcus macrosporus DSM 14697 contains these coding sequences:
- a CDS encoding lipase family protein has product MFNPTPMQKQVFALSWLASQATVGNPLGPWSKNDLQAQINSLSAPYSNWRVVWGPHYTLDGPFPPQVSNAMFVAQQVGNHSNPLPVYVVAVAGTNALSIYDAQTEDLDIDPTEWKRSGNAPSQMQVTTGDMDGLKRLLGMQWPFEDIQSYLAGLKGKEGITLWFTGHSLGGALSPMLMLALMDQDSLLDTKDTNLSLWRQVNLLATAGPSIGNAAFLEHFKRVFSAGNALANFVWNAKDVVPHAWNKDTMKALTNPTNIFGLDVVANDPVGKLLGAQQQAAANQKYVQFEPTPAFDGPLSPYTDSKDTGVPWTPDSQFMAQLGFQHLNAYVRAFGGDHEWFSQGKPPPGCRWFPLSNSCDDPKSAQAAVKALSGK; this is encoded by the coding sequence ATGTTCAATCCCACGCCGATGCAGAAGCAGGTGTTTGCCCTCTCGTGGCTGGCGAGCCAGGCCACTGTGGGCAACCCACTTGGCCCCTGGAGCAAGAATGACTTGCAGGCGCAGATCAACAGCCTGAGTGCTCCCTACTCGAATTGGAGGGTGGTGTGGGGCCCGCATTACACCCTGGACGGCCCGTTCCCCCCACAGGTGAGCAACGCGATGTTCGTCGCGCAGCAGGTGGGCAATCACAGCAATCCTCTTCCGGTCTACGTGGTGGCCGTGGCTGGGACCAACGCGCTGTCCATCTATGACGCGCAGACCGAGGACCTCGACATCGATCCGACCGAGTGGAAGCGCTCGGGCAATGCGCCCTCGCAGATGCAGGTGACGACGGGCGATATGGACGGCCTCAAGCGGCTCCTCGGGATGCAGTGGCCTTTCGAGGACATCCAGTCCTACCTGGCGGGCCTCAAGGGAAAAGAGGGCATCACGCTCTGGTTCACCGGGCACAGCCTGGGCGGAGCCCTCTCCCCGATGCTGATGCTCGCGCTCATGGATCAGGACTCGCTGCTGGACACGAAGGACACGAACCTGAGCCTGTGGCGGCAGGTGAACCTGCTGGCGACAGCGGGGCCGTCGATCGGCAATGCGGCGTTCCTCGAGCACTTCAAGCGCGTGTTCAGCGCCGGCAACGCCTTGGCCAACTTCGTCTGGAATGCCAAGGACGTGGTGCCGCACGCCTGGAACAAGGACACAATGAAGGCGCTGACGAACCCGACGAACATCTTTGGCCTCGACGTCGTGGCCAATGACCCCGTCGGGAAGTTGCTCGGCGCGCAGCAGCAGGCCGCCGCGAATCAGAAATACGTGCAGTTCGAGCCGACCCCCGCGTTCGACGGCCCGCTGTCCCCCTACACCGACAGCAAGGACACCGGCGTGCCCTGGACCCCGGATTCGCAGTTCATGGCGCAGCTCGGCTTCCAGCACCTCAACGCCTACGTCCGCGCGTTCGGGGGCGACCACGAGTGGTTCTCGCAGGGCAAGCCCCCTCCTGGGTGCAGGTGGTTCCCGCTGAGCAACTCCTGTGACGATCCCAAGAGTGCCCAGGCGGCCGTCAAGGCGCTGAGCGGAAAGTAA
- the nth gene encoding endonuclease III gives MNPAEKAALLLERLREAHPDARYELNWSTPFELLVATILAAQCTDERVNRVTATVFPKYPGPQAFADADTAALEEDLKPTGFFKQKTKSVQAMSRALLDKFGGEVPRTLDALVTLPGVARKTANVVLNTAFNLPSGIIVDTHVARVSQRLGLTKKDKPEAIEEDLMKLVPQEQWTFFGPATVLHGRYTCTAKKPKCETCIIRDVCQRIGV, from the coding sequence ATGAATCCCGCCGAGAAAGCCGCCCTCCTCCTCGAGCGCCTCCGGGAAGCCCACCCGGATGCGCGCTACGAACTCAACTGGTCCACACCCTTCGAGCTGCTCGTCGCCACCATCCTGGCCGCGCAGTGTACCGACGAGCGCGTCAACCGCGTCACCGCCACCGTCTTCCCCAAGTACCCAGGGCCCCAGGCCTTCGCCGACGCGGACACCGCCGCGCTGGAGGAGGACCTCAAGCCCACCGGCTTCTTCAAGCAGAAGACGAAGTCCGTGCAGGCCATGAGCCGCGCGCTCCTCGACAAGTTCGGCGGCGAGGTGCCCCGCACCCTCGACGCGTTGGTGACGCTCCCCGGCGTGGCGAGGAAGACGGCCAACGTCGTCCTCAACACCGCCTTCAACCTCCCCTCCGGCATCATCGTCGACACCCACGTCGCGCGCGTCAGCCAGCGGCTGGGCTTGACGAAGAAAGACAAGCCCGAGGCGATTGAAGAGGACCTGATGAAGCTGGTGCCCCAGGAACAGTGGACCTTCTTCGGCCCCGCCACCGTCCTCCATGGGCGTTACACCTGCACCGCGAAGAAGCCGAAGTGCGAGACGTGCATCATCCGCGACGTCTGCCAACGCATCGGCGTCTGA
- a CDS encoding 1,4-dihydroxy-2-naphthoyl-CoA synthase: MVSDIFNPARWKAVEGFKFKDITFHRAVEQGTVRIAFNRPEVRNAFRPRTVDELSRALEATRFMTDVGCVLITGNGPSPKDGGWAFCSGGDQRIRGKDGYKYEGEEGESDPARLGRLHILEVQRQIRFLPKAVIAVVPGWAVGGGHSLHVVCDMTIASKEHAVFKQTDADVASFDAGYGSALLARQIGQKRAREIFFVGANYSAEEAFQMGMVNAVVPHAQLEEFALEWAAEINTKSPTAIKMLKYAFNLPDDGLVGQQLFAGEATRLAYGTDEAQEGRDAFVQKRKRDFKRFPWSY, from the coding sequence ATGGTCTCGGACATCTTCAATCCGGCGCGCTGGAAGGCCGTCGAGGGCTTCAAGTTCAAGGACATCACCTTCCACCGCGCGGTGGAGCAGGGCACGGTCCGCATCGCGTTCAACCGCCCCGAGGTCCGCAATGCCTTTCGTCCCCGCACCGTGGACGAGCTGTCGCGGGCGCTGGAGGCCACGCGCTTCATGACGGACGTGGGCTGCGTGCTGATTACCGGCAACGGGCCGTCGCCCAAGGATGGCGGCTGGGCCTTCTGCTCCGGTGGAGACCAGCGCATCCGCGGCAAGGACGGCTACAAGTACGAAGGCGAGGAGGGCGAGTCCGACCCCGCGCGCCTGGGCCGGCTCCACATCCTGGAGGTCCAGCGGCAGATTCGCTTCCTGCCCAAGGCCGTCATCGCCGTGGTGCCGGGCTGGGCGGTGGGGGGCGGGCACAGCCTCCACGTCGTCTGCGACATGACCATCGCCAGCAAGGAGCACGCGGTGTTCAAGCAGACGGACGCAGACGTGGCGTCGTTCGACGCGGGCTACGGGTCGGCGCTGCTGGCGCGCCAGATTGGCCAGAAGCGGGCGCGGGAGATCTTCTTCGTGGGCGCCAACTACTCCGCGGAGGAGGCCTTCCAGATGGGCATGGTCAACGCCGTGGTGCCCCACGCGCAACTGGAGGAGTTCGCGCTGGAGTGGGCCGCGGAGATCAACACGAAGAGCCCCACGGCCATCAAGATGTTGAAGTACGCCTTCAACCTGCCCGACGACGGCCTGGTGGGACAGCAGCTCTTCGCCGGCGAGGCCACGCGGCTGGCCTACGGCACCGACGAGGCCCAGGAAGGCCGCGACGCCTTCGTCCAGAAGCGCAAGCGCGACTTCAAGCGCTTCCCGTGGTCGTACTGA
- a CDS encoding DUF418 domain-containing protein: protein MAHVPASPDSASPADARPVDAHERLELLDVLRGFALFGILVSNVQMWFSGRVFLTREQFEAFIANASLLDTVTRYTFEALVSGRFMTLFAFLFGLGFAVQLGRAEARGGDIVPLYARRLAVLLVMGVLHLFLLWYGDILSSYALMGFGLLLLRRRSDTTLLVVAAVLCLVWPMLMNLLWRLPQMLADSPEAREALMTAAREKSDAASARMLTAITSGSWWEVTKTSAAYYRNDFFLMMLAGLLTCLGRFALGLWAGRRRLFHDVPAHRGFFRKLLGWGLVAAVIGTVPGLVVSILFHQKVVTPESLPVWFPLVLSPLRSLGQLALAAVYLAGITLLFQRAAWQRVLGLLAPAGRMALTNYLSQTVISLLIFYAYGLGQAIKRGPFACVVICVGVFSVQVLWSHLWLARFRFGPVEWLWRSLTYGKAQPMRRAASDTPAPLAA, encoded by the coding sequence ATGGCCCATGTCCCCGCTTCTCCTGACTCCGCATCACCCGCTGACGCCCGCCCGGTGGACGCGCACGAGCGGCTGGAGCTCCTCGATGTCCTGCGCGGCTTCGCGCTGTTCGGCATCCTCGTTTCGAACGTGCAGATGTGGTTCAGCGGCAGGGTGTTCCTGACACGGGAGCAGTTCGAGGCGTTCATCGCCAATGCCTCGCTCCTGGACACCGTCACCCGGTACACCTTCGAGGCGCTGGTCTCCGGGAGGTTCATGACCCTCTTCGCCTTCCTCTTCGGTCTGGGCTTCGCGGTGCAACTGGGCCGGGCCGAGGCCCGGGGTGGGGACATCGTCCCGCTCTACGCGCGCCGGCTGGCCGTCTTGCTCGTCATGGGCGTCCTGCACCTGTTCCTGCTCTGGTACGGCGACATCCTGTCCTCGTATGCGCTGATGGGCTTTGGCCTGTTGCTCCTGCGGCGGAGATCGGACACGACGCTGCTCGTCGTCGCGGCGGTGCTCTGCCTGGTCTGGCCGATGCTCATGAACCTCCTTTGGCGGCTGCCGCAGATGCTCGCGGACTCCCCCGAGGCCCGGGAGGCGCTCATGACCGCGGCGCGGGAGAAATCGGACGCGGCCAGCGCGCGGATGTTGACCGCCATCACCAGCGGAAGCTGGTGGGAGGTGACGAAGACGAGCGCCGCGTACTACCGGAACGACTTCTTCTTGATGATGCTGGCCGGGCTGCTGACGTGCCTGGGCCGCTTCGCGCTCGGGCTTTGGGCGGGACGGCGCCGGCTCTTCCATGATGTCCCCGCGCACCGGGGGTTCTTCCGCAAGCTGCTCGGCTGGGGACTGGTCGCCGCGGTAATCGGCACGGTGCCGGGGCTGGTGGTGTCCATCCTCTTCCACCAGAAGGTCGTCACCCCGGAGTCGCTGCCGGTGTGGTTTCCCCTGGTGCTTTCACCGCTGCGCAGCCTGGGGCAGCTCGCGCTCGCGGCCGTCTACCTCGCGGGCATCACCCTGCTCTTCCAGCGCGCCGCCTGGCAGCGGGTGCTGGGGCTGCTCGCGCCCGCCGGGCGCATGGCCCTGACGAACTACCTGTCCCAGACAGTCATCAGCCTGCTCATCTTCTACGCCTATGGCCTGGGACAGGCCATCAAGCGGGGGCCCTTCGCGTGCGTCGTCATCTGCGTGGGCGTCTTCAGCGTCCAGGTGCTGTGGAGCCACCTGTGGCTGGCCCGCTTCCGCTTCGGGCCCGTGGAGTGGCTGTGGCGTTCGCTGACGTACGGGAAGGCGCAGCCCATGCGGCGCGCCGCGTCCGACACGCCCGCGCCCCTGGCCGCGTGA
- the trhA gene encoding PAQR family membrane homeostasis protein TrhA: MASRDGTDTLLLIESVKPRLRGVSHAVAFVAALLGCIQLALVPVRGSQYLADLVFGGSLVLMFGVSAAYHRFTWSLDAYRRIQRFDHAAIYILIAGSFTPMATLDTTGDTSLYLLWLMWIAALTGAGLTLGGVHTSRGLRSALYVALGAVATPVMLRLPEVIGAGRVAWLVLGGVLYAVGAAIYARRWPDPLPTVFGYHEIFHLLVVAAAGVHYAVILDIVRRA; encoded by the coding sequence ATGGCGTCCCGAGATGGCACTGACACCCTGCTCCTCATCGAAAGCGTCAAGCCTCGGCTGCGAGGCGTGTCCCACGCAGTGGCCTTCGTGGCGGCGCTGCTCGGGTGCATCCAGTTGGCGCTCGTCCCGGTGCGCGGCTCGCAGTACCTGGCCGACCTGGTGTTCGGCGGCAGCCTGGTGCTGATGTTCGGCGTGAGCGCCGCCTACCACCGCTTCACCTGGAGCCTGGACGCCTACCGGCGCATCCAGCGCTTCGACCACGCCGCCATCTACATCCTCATCGCGGGCTCCTTCACCCCCATGGCCACGCTGGACACCACGGGGGACACCAGCCTGTACCTGCTCTGGCTGATGTGGATCGCCGCGCTGACGGGCGCCGGCCTCACGCTCGGGGGCGTGCACACCTCGCGAGGGCTCCGCTCCGCCCTCTACGTGGCGCTGGGCGCGGTGGCCACGCCGGTGATGCTGCGGCTGCCGGAGGTGATTGGCGCGGGGCGCGTCGCGTGGCTCGTGCTGGGCGGCGTCCTCTACGCCGTGGGCGCCGCCATCTACGCGCGCCGCTGGCCCGACCCGCTGCCCACCGTCTTCGGGTACCACGAAATCTTCCACCTGCTCGTCGTGGCCGCCGCGGGCGTGCACTACGCCGTCATCCTGGACATCGTGCGGCGCGCCTGA
- a CDS encoding alpha/beta fold hydrolase has translation MRRRSVGAWWGALAAWLFVATGPGALAAARTREAPRPARLRLTATDAAREAPPRPGVPRSWQVTLYYPGAGGEPTRYFDERTAHHLAATGYYDMPAEVLRGWAKLPGPAVTGARFEAQGPAALIVLLPGMGMAGDSYAFLASRLVTRGFVVAVVELPYAGVSRAADGEWTSPGQDPLLAKAEQADWGPRIAEWVRDVTATLDLLRDAPRVRSAGVRLEGRAVIVAGHSLGGAVALDSCAADERIAACADFEGAPFGTRFEKEGSGKPTLFVLSRSRRADRPETAPEAGGPPFGFLANNRGAPAWAVAVAGGSHMSFSDAPVKMPGTLSRFGGELMRAERSMQLYSDLLVAFARAYRPGGLGDAGFRSSVARLPEARATLIPSAGN, from the coding sequence ATGCGACGACGCAGTGTGGGGGCCTGGTGGGGAGCGCTCGCGGCATGGCTGTTCGTGGCCACGGGGCCGGGCGCCCTGGCCGCTGCGCGAACACGCGAAGCCCCCCGGCCCGCGCGGCTGCGGCTGACCGCGACCGATGCGGCTCGTGAAGCCCCACCCCGACCCGGCGTGCCGCGCAGTTGGCAGGTCACGCTGTACTACCCGGGGGCTGGCGGGGAGCCCACCCGCTATTTCGATGAGCGGACGGCACATCACCTCGCCGCCACGGGGTACTACGACATGCCGGCGGAGGTGCTGCGTGGCTGGGCGAAGCTCCCGGGGCCGGCGGTGACGGGGGCGCGGTTCGAGGCCCAGGGGCCGGCGGCGTTGATCGTCCTGCTGCCGGGCATGGGGATGGCCGGCGACAGCTATGCATTCCTCGCGTCGCGGCTCGTCACGCGCGGGTTCGTGGTGGCGGTCGTGGAGCTGCCCTACGCCGGTGTCTCGCGGGCCGCGGACGGCGAGTGGACCTCTCCAGGCCAGGATCCGCTCCTGGCCAAGGCCGAGCAGGCGGACTGGGGGCCGCGCATCGCCGAGTGGGTGCGGGACGTCACGGCCACGCTCGACCTCCTGCGGGACGCTCCACGGGTGCGCTCCGCCGGGGTGCGGCTCGAGGGCAGGGCCGTCATCGTGGCGGGGCATTCGCTGGGCGGCGCGGTCGCGCTCGATTCCTGCGCGGCCGACGAACGAATCGCCGCGTGCGCTGATTTCGAGGGGGCTCCGTTCGGGACGCGCTTCGAGAAGGAGGGGTCGGGCAAGCCGACCCTGTTCGTCCTCAGCCGTTCGCGCCGCGCCGACCGGCCGGAGACGGCGCCGGAAGCAGGGGGACCGCCATTCGGCTTCCTGGCGAACAACCGCGGCGCGCCGGCCTGGGCCGTCGCGGTCGCCGGCGGCAGTCACATGAGCTTCTCGGATGCGCCTGTGAAGATGCCGGGCACGCTCTCCCGGTTCGGTGGTGAGCTGATGCGAGCGGAGCGGTCGATGCAGCTCTATTCCGACCTCCTCGTGGCGTTCGCGCGCGCCTACCGGCCCGGTGGCCTCGGGGACGCGGGCTTCCGGTCCTCCGTTGCCCGCCTCCCGGAGGCCCGGGCCACGTTGATTCCGTCCGCCGGGAACTGA
- a CDS encoding ethanolamine ammonia-lyase — protein MDLDPRFLLHRRAVLTAMVGGAAVSFLGCRKKPTPAPIPEGVHIPDVKQGEDVFGYVQRLRGGFDDTLYKQVLGAANPFKEGDALVGVAAAEEGSRANARRLLGNTRLADLRQHPLLQDELHALSLEAEDPRAAARTADWTLGRLRRFLLESDEAAIHDISPGLGSDAIGCVVKLMSDGELIALGRKVFNPLPGSKVGAQGYMGARIQPNSPTDNVDDIRWQVFDGFSYAVGDVVLGCNPVSSSPESVGAIESALHEVLLTFGLVDVLPHCVLAHIDVQAEVERRQPGTTGVWFQSIAGSDSANATFDISVEKMLAYADGRTGPYGLYFETGQGADFTNGHGHGYDMVLHESRKYGFARALSQRVSRARQGEAPWVHLNDVAGFIGPEVFRTREQLVRCCLEDIAMGKLHGLTIGLDVCSTLHMDVSLDDLDWCIERIMPANPAYLMALPTKNDPMLGYLTTGFQDHVRIREQFGYKVDDRMWAFFQRLGVIDAQGKPTAHFGDPVWVYLQYLRAKGDPRSEADIRADAEQQLAAIRARGVPMARGHGTHPWDLEPSLDAEMRRVYADAKQSLWTELTPGFIGAVPDGVRLVSKSRDRTEYILHPETGEQLDAASLEAVRALRARHAGQYDVQLMVSDGLNALAIMDEGQLAPYLEAVRAALLSAGYQPAPEHLVLTSGRVRAGYRVGEALYAGLEDTDRPRALIHVIGERPGTGHHTFSAYITAPSGAVWSQPGRVDHNITRVVSGVALTAYAPSLAAPETVRLLQQLAPLGG, from the coding sequence ATGGACCTGGACCCGCGGTTCCTGTTGCACCGACGCGCCGTGCTGACCGCGATGGTGGGCGGCGCGGCCGTCTCCTTCCTGGGCTGCCGGAAGAAGCCGACGCCCGCCCCCATCCCGGAGGGCGTCCACATCCCGGACGTGAAGCAGGGCGAGGACGTCTTCGGCTACGTCCAGCGGCTCCGAGGCGGCTTCGACGACACGCTCTACAAGCAGGTCCTGGGCGCGGCCAATCCCTTCAAGGAAGGCGACGCGCTCGTGGGGGTCGCCGCGGCGGAGGAGGGCTCGCGCGCCAACGCGCGCAGGCTCCTGGGGAACACGCGGCTGGCGGACCTGCGGCAGCACCCGCTGCTCCAGGACGAGCTGCACGCGCTGAGCCTGGAGGCCGAGGACCCTCGAGCCGCGGCCCGCACCGCGGACTGGACGCTGGGGCGGCTGCGGCGGTTCCTGCTGGAGTCCGACGAGGCCGCCATCCACGACATCAGCCCCGGCCTGGGCAGCGACGCCATTGGCTGCGTCGTCAAGCTGATGAGCGACGGGGAGCTCATCGCGCTGGGCCGCAAGGTGTTCAACCCGCTGCCGGGCAGCAAGGTGGGCGCCCAGGGCTACATGGGCGCGCGCATCCAGCCCAACTCCCCCACCGACAACGTGGACGACATCCGCTGGCAGGTGTTCGACGGCTTCTCGTACGCGGTGGGTGACGTGGTGCTCGGATGCAACCCGGTGTCCTCCTCGCCGGAGTCCGTGGGCGCCATTGAGTCCGCGCTGCACGAGGTGCTGCTGACGTTCGGCCTGGTGGACGTGTTGCCCCACTGCGTGCTCGCCCACATCGACGTGCAGGCGGAGGTGGAGCGGCGGCAGCCCGGCACCACGGGCGTCTGGTTCCAGAGCATCGCCGGCAGCGACAGCGCCAACGCCACCTTCGACATCTCCGTGGAGAAGATGCTCGCCTACGCGGATGGCCGTACCGGACCGTACGGGCTCTACTTCGAGACGGGCCAGGGCGCGGACTTCACCAACGGCCACGGCCATGGCTACGACATGGTCCTCCACGAGTCGCGCAAGTACGGCTTCGCCAGGGCCCTGTCCCAACGCGTCTCCCGCGCGCGGCAGGGCGAGGCGCCGTGGGTGCACCTCAACGACGTGGCGGGCTTCATCGGGCCGGAGGTGTTCCGCACGCGCGAGCAGCTCGTGCGCTGCTGCCTGGAGGACATCGCCATGGGCAAGCTGCACGGGCTCACCATTGGCCTGGACGTCTGCTCCACGCTGCACATGGACGTGTCGCTGGACGACCTGGACTGGTGCATCGAGCGCATCATGCCGGCGAACCCGGCGTACCTGATGGCGCTGCCCACGAAGAACGACCCGATGCTGGGCTACCTCACCACCGGGTTCCAGGACCACGTCCGCATCCGCGAGCAGTTCGGCTACAAAGTGGATGACCGGATGTGGGCCTTCTTCCAGCGCCTGGGCGTCATCGACGCGCAAGGCAAGCCCACCGCCCACTTCGGGGACCCGGTCTGGGTGTACCTCCAGTACCTGCGCGCCAAGGGCGACCCCCGCTCGGAGGCGGACATCCGGGCGGACGCGGAGCAACAACTGGCGGCGATTCGCGCGCGCGGCGTGCCCATGGCGCGCGGCCATGGCACACACCCCTGGGATTTGGAGCCCTCGCTGGACGCGGAGATGCGCCGCGTCTACGCGGACGCGAAGCAGAGCCTGTGGACGGAGCTGACGCCGGGGTTCATCGGCGCTGTTCCGGACGGCGTGCGGCTGGTGTCGAAGTCGCGGGACCGGACGGAGTACATCCTCCATCCGGAGACGGGCGAGCAGCTCGACGCCGCGTCCCTGGAGGCCGTGCGCGCGCTGAGGGCACGGCACGCGGGACAGTATGACGTGCAGTTGATGGTCTCCGACGGGCTCAACGCGCTGGCCATCATGGATGAGGGGCAGCTCGCGCCGTACCTGGAAGCGGTGCGCGCGGCGCTGCTTTCCGCGGGGTACCAGCCCGCGCCGGAGCACCTGGTGCTCACGTCCGGCCGCGTGCGCGCGGGCTACCGCGTGGGTGAAGCGCTGTACGCGGGGCTGGAGGACACGGACCGGCCCCGGGCCCTCATCCACGTCATCGGCGAGCGGCCCGGCACCGGCCACCACACCTTCTCCGCGTACATCACCGCGCCCTCCGGGGCCGTCTGGTCCCAGCCCGGCAGGGTGGACCACAACATCACCCGCGTGGTGTCCGGCGTCGCGCTCACGGCGTATGCGCCCAGCCTGGCCGCGCCGGAGACGGTGCGGTTGCTCCAGCAACTGGCGCCCTTGGGGGGCTGA
- a CDS encoding spore photoproduct lyase family protein: MSNLDLFPPAPPPPGPGPLGHLLKPARIYVQAGVEDFARGREILARFPDAERIPVASHQGIPGLFGNEGNAEAWNRIKGSTLILGVKKTMSFIPNGRSCDFIPPSAANGCVMSCAYCYVPRHKGYANPVTVFVNIDRILAAIRRHAGKLGPKAEPNSVDPRDWVYDIGCNSDCAADAALSDNVRDMVRLFTTLPNAKGTFATKLVNRELLTYAPQGKTRIRFSLMPASKAKLLDVRTSPIPERIAAIDDFVAAGYEVHLNFSPVVVYEGWQEEYDALFQQVDAGLGPAAKAQLAAEVIFLTHHPGLHEVNLRWHPKAEALLWTPDTQEAKVSQGGGHNVRYRTGLKGRLVAEFKELLARRLPYCQVRYAF, from the coding sequence ATGTCGAACCTCGACCTGTTCCCCCCTGCCCCGCCGCCGCCGGGCCCGGGGCCGCTGGGGCACCTGCTGAAGCCGGCCCGCATCTACGTGCAGGCGGGCGTCGAGGACTTCGCGCGGGGGCGTGAAATCCTCGCGCGCTTCCCGGACGCGGAGCGGATTCCCGTCGCCTCGCACCAGGGCATCCCGGGGCTCTTCGGCAACGAGGGCAACGCCGAGGCGTGGAACCGCATCAAGGGCAGCACCCTGATTCTGGGTGTGAAGAAGACGATGTCATTCATCCCCAACGGGCGGAGCTGCGACTTCATCCCGCCGTCCGCGGCCAACGGCTGCGTCATGAGCTGCGCCTACTGCTACGTGCCCCGGCACAAGGGCTACGCCAACCCCGTCACCGTCTTCGTCAACATCGACCGCATCCTGGCCGCCATCCGCCGGCACGCGGGGAAGCTGGGGCCCAAGGCGGAGCCGAACAGCGTGGACCCGCGCGACTGGGTCTATGACATCGGCTGCAACAGCGACTGCGCCGCGGACGCCGCCCTCAGTGACAACGTCCGGGACATGGTGCGCCTGTTCACCACGCTGCCCAACGCCAAGGGCACCTTCGCCACCAAGCTGGTGAACCGCGAGCTGCTCACCTATGCCCCCCAGGGCAAGACGCGCATCCGCTTCAGCCTGATGCCCGCGAGCAAGGCGAAGCTGCTCGACGTGCGCACCAGCCCCATCCCCGAGCGCATCGCCGCCATCGACGACTTCGTCGCCGCCGGCTACGAGGTCCACCTCAACTTCTCCCCCGTCGTCGTCTACGAGGGCTGGCAGGAGGAGTACGACGCGCTGTTCCAACAGGTGGACGCGGGCCTTGGCCCCGCGGCGAAGGCGCAGCTCGCCGCCGAGGTCATCTTCCTCACCCACCACCCCGGCCTCCACGAGGTGAATCTCCGCTGGCACCCCAAGGCGGAGGCCCTGCTGTGGACGCCGGACACCCAGGAGGCCAAGGTGTCCCAGGGCGGCGGCCACAACGTGCGCTACCGCACCGGACTCAAGGGCCGCCTGGTGGCGGAATTCAAGGAACTGCTGGCCCGCCGCCTGCCCTACTGCCAGGTGCGCTACGCGTTTTGA
- the xdhC gene encoding xanthine dehydrogenase accessory protein XdhC has product MWDWVRQLAAWSQDDVPFAVATVTVCQGSTPAEPGAKLLVRADGTFHGTVGGGHLEQLVLADARACLEKGEPRAYRYPLGAKLGQCCGGVVDVFVELVNHGPRLYLFGAGHVGQALCRTLDGTPFQIHLVDERPEWVHGERVPASVIRHEEPWDVFASRAVWDARRTYLAVMTHRHDLDQDIIAFALEKPARYVGLIGSDTKWARFRQRLEARGATAAQLARVRCPMGLEIGGKSPQEVAVSIAAGLIQLHNQGLDTETNAEAPASETPRPRGVSSGE; this is encoded by the coding sequence ATGTGGGATTGGGTCCGCCAACTGGCGGCGTGGTCGCAAGACGATGTTCCGTTCGCCGTGGCGACCGTGACGGTGTGTCAGGGCAGTACCCCCGCCGAGCCCGGCGCGAAGCTGCTCGTCCGCGCGGATGGGACGTTCCACGGCACCGTGGGCGGTGGCCACCTGGAGCAGCTCGTCCTGGCGGACGCCCGCGCCTGCCTGGAGAAAGGAGAGCCCCGTGCGTACCGGTATCCGCTGGGCGCGAAGCTCGGCCAGTGCTGTGGCGGCGTGGTGGACGTCTTCGTGGAGCTGGTGAACCACGGCCCGCGCCTGTACCTGTTCGGCGCCGGCCACGTGGGCCAGGCCCTGTGCCGCACGCTGGACGGCACGCCCTTCCAAATCCACCTGGTGGACGAGCGGCCCGAGTGGGTCCACGGCGAGCGCGTCCCCGCCTCCGTCATCCGCCATGAGGAGCCGTGGGACGTCTTCGCCTCGCGCGCCGTCTGGGACGCCCGCCGCACGTACCTCGCGGTGATGACGCACCGGCATGACCTGGACCAGGACATCATCGCCTTCGCCCTGGAGAAGCCCGCGCGCTACGTGGGCCTCATTGGCAGCGACACCAAGTGGGCCCGCTTCCGGCAGCGGCTGGAGGCCCGGGGCGCGACGGCGGCGCAGCTTGCCCGCGTGCGCTGCCCCATGGGGCTGGAGATTGGGGGCAAGTCCCCCCAGGAGGTCGCGGTGAGCATCGCCGCCGGGCTCATCCAGCTCCACAACCAGGGCCTGGACACCGAAACCAACGCCGAGGCCCCGGCCTCGGAGACGCCCCGCCCGCGCGGGGTCTCCTCAGGAGAATGA